The following is a genomic window from Bacillus marinisedimentorum.
GGCCATTTCCCGCCGTACACGCCGACTTTCACGCCATAACCTGGCATTTCCCGCCTAACACGCCAACCATCACGCCAAACCAGCCGACCTGCTCTTTAGATTGCCCGGCTCCGAGCGCCAGCGGCTAGTGCCCTAAGCGGTTCGCTCTTATAAAGAAAAAGAGCCCTCTTCAAAAGAGTGCCCTATTTATTCACACACCGCTAACCTGTACTCTCCGCATTTCATCTCTATTTAATCTTCAGCATCATTTCAAGGGAGTTCAGGCGGTAGCCGAGGAATTCCTCTTCGAATTCTTTTACTGGAATGAACCCTTTGCCTTCATAAAACATCCTGCCTTTTTTGTTTTCTTTTTCAACAACGACTGAAAGGGTATTGGCGTTGAGCCGTTTAATGCCTTCTGTCAGCATCCTTGAGCCGATGCCTACGTGCTGATAGCCGGGCAAAATATAGATCGCATCCAGTTCCGCGCTTGACCCGCTGTTTTTGCGGGTGATCTGAATATAGCCGATTACAGTTTCACCCTGGTCAGCAACAAGCATCGTACTTGCTTTCATTCTTTTTTCAAGCATTTCACGTGAGTAGGCAAAATCAAGAAATTCATCCTGGACTTCCTTGGGGATGATGTCCCGGTATGTGTCTCTCCATGTTTCTTTCGCCACTTTGTATACTCCATCAATGTCACTTGCAGTCATAGGCCGAATAATAATGGCAGGTGCCCCCTTTGTTCCATTATTTGTCCATTATAGCTGATATGGAACTGCTTTTAAAAGTCAGAGGTGTTGTAAAACAGCTAAATTATCGCGAAGGAGCATGTTTGAACCGCACTCCGCATAGAGTTTAGTATAGCCCAGCACCAGCAAAACAGAAGGAGGTCCACATGGATATTTTAAAAAGAATCGAGAGCTACAGGGAACAAGAAGAGCGCCTGAAGTGGGAAGGTACCTTCGCGGAGTATCTCGAAATCTTGAAAGAAAAGCCGTGGGTTGCCCAAACTGCTCATTCACGAGTTTATAATATGATCAAAGATGCCGGAATTGAAGAGGTAGACGGCCAGAGGCAATACAAGTTTTTCAGCGGGCAGCTTTTCGGCCTTGAAGAAGCACTTGAGCGTCTGGTTGAAGAGTATTTACATCCGGCAGCCAAACGCCTTGATGTTCGCAAACGCATATTGTTGCTGATGGGACCAGTCAGCGGCGGTAAATCGACACTTGTTTCAATGTTGAAGCGCGGGCTTGAACAGTACTCGCGGCATGAAAATGGTGCTGTTTATTCGATTAAAGGATGCCCGATGCATGAAGACCCGCTCCATTTGATTCCGCATCACCTTCGGGAGGATTTCCACCGGGAGTACGGCATCAGAATCGAAGGGAACCTGTCGCCTCTCAATACGATGAGACTCGAGAAGGAATATGGCGGGCGCATTGAAGACGTCATAATCGAACGGATTTTCTTTTCTGAAGATAAACGGGTCGGTATCGGGACATTCAGCCCTTCTGATCCAAAGTCACAGGATATCGCCGATCTGACAGGAAGCATCGACTTTTCCACAATAGCGCAATATGGTTCGGAATCAGATCCGCGCGCCTACCGGTTTGATGGTGAATTGAACAAAGCCAACCGCGGAATGATGGAATTCCAGGAAATGCTGAAGAGTGACGAGAAATTTTTATGGCATTTGCTTTCCTTGACCCAGGAAGGGAATTTCAAGGCTGGCAGGTTCGCGCTCATTTCAGCGGATGAACTGATTGTCGCCCATACGAATGAAGCGGAATACCGGTCATTCATATCGAATAAGAAAAATGAGGCCCTGCACTCAAGGATCATTGTCATGCCGATTCCGTACAACCTAAAAGTGACTGATGAGGAACGGATTTATGAAAAAATGATTCAGGAGAGCGAAATGTCCCATGTCCATGTTGCGCCTCACACGCTTCGGATTGCGGCCATGTTCACGATTCTGACCAGGCTGAAGGATTCCACCAAGCCGGGGATGGATCTTTTGAAAAAAATGCGCCTCTATGACGGAGATCTTGTTGAGGGCTTCAATCAGGTGGATGTGAAGGAATTGAAGGCGGAACATTCCGATGAGGGAATGAGCGGCATTGACCCGCGCTACGTGATCAACCGGATTTCATCTGCCATCATCCGCAAGGACGTCGCTGCCGTAAATGCCCTTGATGTACTCCGCTCACTGAAGGAAGGTTTGGATCAGCACCCATCCATTTCAAATGAGGACAGGGAGCGGTTCTTGAACTTCATATCGGTCGCCCGCAAGGAGTACGATGACATCGCCAAAAAAGAAGTGCAAAAAGCGTTCGTGTACTCTTATGAGGAATCCGCGAAAACATTGCTCGATAACTACCTTGATAATGTTGAGGCATACTGCAACAAAAACAAACTGCGTGATCCTTTGACAGGGGAAGAAATGAATCCAGATGAAAAGCTGATGCGTTCCATCGAAGAACAGATCGGCATTTCTGAAAATGCGAAAAAGGCGTTCCGTGAAGAAATCCTCATCCGCATTTCGGCATATGCGCGGAAAGGAAAGCGCTTTGATTATAATTCCCATGAACGGCTGAAAGAAGCGATTCAGAATAAACTGTTTGCCGATTTGAAGGATGTCGTCAAAATTACAACATCCACGAAAACACCTGATGAACAGCAGCTGAAAAAGGTAAACGAGGTCATTTCGAGATTGATTGATGAGTACGGGTATAACTCCGTTTCAGCCAACGAATTGCTGCGCTATGTCGGCAGCCTGTTGAACAGGTAAGGAAGCCGCCTCATTCCCAGAAAGGTTATTTATAATGAAATAGGGGGAATAGGGAAACTGAGGTGATTACAAATGAACAAAAAAAGGCAAAAAAAGATGGAAACGTATAATGGCAATATGATCAATGATGAAGAAGAGTTAGTGGAACACAGTACAGTGATGAGACACATGTCCACGAATGAAGACGTTAAAAAGCTGGATAAGGAACCCGATCCGATACAGCATACGCGCAACGAACAGAAAGATGATGAGTAACAGTTAGCCCCCTGCCTCAAGTGAATGAAGCAGGGGGCTTTTATTTTCATCTGTGCGAACCATTGTCAGAATTTTTAGCAATTTTTTCTTGCTTTTGCATAAGATAGAGTATCCTACCTTCCGCCAGAAGGCAGGGCAGGACTGAAGGAGGAACCGCCCCCTTATCCAAGGAGCCGGGTGTACGTTCACACCTGGTGAGAGGTGTTCCCCTTATTTTGATAAAGGAGGGAAACGGTATGTCGGAAAACGATAATATGAGTTTTGCGATTTCACAAGAAGACTGGTCCCTCCACCGTAAAGGCCATGATGACCAGCAGCGGCACCAGAGAAAAGTACAGGACGCCATAAAAAACAATCTACCAGATCTCGTATCCGAAGAAAACATCATCATGTCTAACGGCAGAGATGTCGTCAAAATCCCAATCCGATCACTAGATGAATACAAAATCCGCTATAACTATGACAAAAACAAACATGTTGGCCAGGGAGACGGCGACAGCCAGGTGGGGGACGTTGTAGCGCGTGATGGAAGCAGTGAGCAAAAGGCAGGCCCTGGAAAAGGGAAAGGTGTCGGAGATCAGCCGGGTGAAGATTATTATGAGGCGGAAGTTTCGATGTTGGAGATTGAGGAAGCGTTTTTCAAGGAACTGGAGCTTCCGAACCTCCAGCAAAAGGAACAGGATGAAAATACGATTGAAGATATAGAGTTCAACGATATCCGCAAAACCGGCTTGATGGGAAATGTCGATAAAAAACGGACGATGCTCGCCGCCTATAAACGGAATGCGATGGAAGGAAAGGCATCCTTCCAGCCGATTTACCCGGAAGACTTACGCTACAAAACATGGAATGAAATCCAAAAGCCCGACTCCAAAGCAGTCGTCATTGCCATGATGGACACCTCGGGTTCGATGGGGCTGTGGGAAAAGTATATGGCACGCAGTTTCTTCTTCTGGATGACAAGGTTTTTGAGAACCAAATATGAAACAGTGGAAATCGAATTTGTAGCCCATCATACGGAAGCGAAAGTAGTCTCTGAAGAAGATTTTTTCTCCAAAGGCGAAAGCGGCGGAACGATTTGCTCGTCTGCATACCGTAAAGCACTTGAGTTGATCGAGACGAAATACCAGCCGTCACGCTATAACATCTATCCGTTCCACATATCCGATGGTGATAACCTGACATCAGATAATGCACGGTGTCTCAAATATATCAAGGAAATCATGAAAGTCTCCAACATGTTCGGCTATGGTGAAGTGAACCAGTATAACCGGCATTCGACCTTGATGAGCACTTACAAAAATGTCGATGAGGAAAAGTTCCGTTTCTATGTTATGAAAAAGAAGAGCGATGTGTTCTATGCGATGAAGCACTTTTTCAGCAATGAGGAAGAAAAGGCGGTAATGTAATGCCGAAATGGGCCTGCTTATGCGGGCCTGTTTTCATGGAAAACAACACCATTAAAGCATGGTGCCGGCCAACGGCCTCGGGACGCTCCATTTCCGTGGACGAATCATCAGGCTCACTATTTCGCACCAGGAAATAAGAGTGCTGTGCCGAAACTTAAGCAATGCAGCCAGCGGTTTTGGAATAGATGGGTTGAATTCTGGTCAGGGCAGCCGCGAAATAAAAGATTGACGTTTTTGAGAAAAATGGATAATATATTTATTAAGATGGATACAGGTAATAAAGGGGAGTAGCTTTTACAGTAAAGTCGTCATTTCAGGGAAACCTCGGCTTTACTGGCAACTCACGTTGTTAGCAAGACCTTTGCCGCCAGAGGCATAGGTCTATTTTTGTGGCCTTCGCCGTAATGGGCGGGGGCCTTTTTTCGTGGAAAAGACACTTTCCGTCAAGCGGATCCCAGGAAAACATGTATGAATCGGCTGGCTGCAGCAGCTGCCCGGAAATGTCTTTTTACAAAAGCTACTCCATCGGATTATTAACGGGGCCTCAGATGATGCCCGGTAAGGGGGACAAAAAATGGAAGCAGGTTTGCTGCTTGAGTATGGCTGGGTTTTACTTGTATTAATCGCTCTGGAAGGACTGCTTGCCGCTGACAATGCGCTTGTGCTGGCAATTATGGTAAAACATCTTCCGGAAGAAAAAAGGAAGAAGGCACTGTTCTACGGACTTGCCGGTGCGTTTGTGTTTAGATTCGCTTCACTGTTCGTCATTTCATTCCTGGTTGATGTATGGCAGGTGCAGGCGATTGGCGCCCTCTATTTGCTGTTTATTTCAATTAATCATATTGTCAGGAAAACAATAAAAAAACAATCAGAGGGGGTAGACAATCTTAAAAAAACGAAGGAAAAAAAGCCATCCGGGTTTTGGGTAACTGTCATTAAAGTCGAGCTGGCTGATATCGCGTTTGCAGTCGATTCCATCCTGGCAGCGGTCGCACTTGCCGTTGCACTGCCGGCTTCAGGACTTCCGGCAATCGGCGGATTGGATGGCGGAAAATTCCTCGTCATATTCGCCGGCGGTTTGATCGGCTTGATCATCATGAGGTTTGCGGCGAACTTTTTCGTCACACTGCTTCATAGAAGGCCCGGCCTGGAAATCGCAGCCTTTATGATTGTCGGATGGGTTGGTGTGAAGCTTGCCGTGTACACACTTTCGCACCCCGCCCTTGGTGTTTTATCAGAGGCGTTCGCTCATTCAACGGCATGGAAGGTCTCCTTCTACGCTGTCCTCGTGTTGATCGCACTTGGAGGCTGGCTGTTTTCAAACGATAATGCGGAGAAGGACCAGGAAGTTAAGGAATTACAGCAATCTGAAGTATAATACTGGAGAGAGGCGGCTTGAAGGGAAGAACCTTTTCGAGCCGTTTTTTTACTGTATAGAAATAAATTTTCTGCAGGGAAGTGTTCAGACGCAGCGGCCGATTTTAAAAATATAGGCAAGGGCACCTGGCCTGAAGACTCATCAATCGGCGATTTTCTTTACACTATAAAAATAGTACCTTGTCCGGAAAAGATAAAGAGATTTACCCTTTTTCTATAGTAAAAAAGTTGTTCTGCCCCTATTTCCGTTTTATAATGGCAACATACAGTAAAAACCGGCATATTAGACGATACATAGCCAGCTGTTTTTCACTATTGGAGGTTCTTATAATGGATAATAAAAAAGCACTGGCCATTCTTTTTTTGGTCATGTTCCTGGTAATGGCCGGTTTCGGCATTATTATACCCGTCTTGCCTTTTTACGCAGAGGAGATTGGAGCAAACCCGACAGAGCTTGGGCTTCTTATGGCGGTATACTCATTTATGCAGCTATTATTTGCTCCGGTATGGGGGAAGATTTCCGATCGGGTCGGCCGCAAACCTGTCATCATGATCGGCATTTTCGGACTGGCCGTTTCATTTTTCCTTATGGCCATTGCCACTGAGTTATGGATGCTGTTCGCGGCCAGAATCCTAGGAGGGTTTCTATCCTCGGCCAACATGCCGACGACAATGGCTTACGTTGCAGATGTGACATCAGATGAAAATCGCGGAAAAGGAATGGGGATCATCGGTGCCGCTATCGGTCTCGGATTTGTGTTCGGGCCTGGTATCGGCGGCGTCTTTGCCGAATACAGCCTGAGTGCTCCTTTTTTCCTTTCCGGCATTCTTTCACTTATAACCTTCCTTGTCGTGTTATTTGTATTGAAGGAATCGCTTCCTCCTGAAGCACGTACAGCCGAAGGCAGCAAACGAGAATCACGCTGGGCGGCTTTTAAGGGCGAAGTGACGATTTTGTATATCCTGCAATTGTTCGTTTCGTTTTCCCTGGCAGGCCTTGAAGCGACTTTTGCTTATTTTGCCGCTGAAAGAGCAGGGCTTGATGCTAAGTCACTCGGATATATTTTCATGATTATGGGTCTTGCAGGCGCTTTTGTACAGGGGGGCCTGGTTGGCAGGTTGACAAAGCGTTTCGGTGAAGGGAAGGTGATCCAGGGCGGAATCATCGTTTCCGCCATCGGATTCGGGCTTGTACTGCTGGTAAATGATTTTACAACGGCAGCGATATACTTGACGATATTCGGCATCGGTAACGGTGTTATCAGGCCGAGTGTATCTTCTTTGATCACAAAAGAATCTCATGCAGGTTACGGATCGGCTACCGGACTCCTTTCTTCGTTTGATTCGCTGGGACGCATTGCAGGGCCGCCGGTAGGTGGATGGCTGTTTACGATTGCCATTGGACTGCCCTACATTTTTGGGGTCATCATTTCAATTGGCGCCCTTATGCTGTACGCTGTCTATGCCATCCGAAATAACAAAAATGAACCGCACGCCGTATAATGAAAGGCAGGAAAGCATTCATAGCTTTCCTGCCTTTTTTTGCAGTATAGAAGCTTGTCAACAGGAAATGTTTCTATACAGCGGCCTAATCTAAGAATGCAGGTATGGGGTGCTGTGCCGCTGTGTTAGCCTGGAATCTCGCCAATTATGAGTTTTCTTCATTATTGGCTTTGTGCATTTCATATGGTGATATAAAAAACACTGGAGTTAAAACTGTAAGCCGCATGAAATCATCCGGTTTTTAACGCTCTGTCATATTGGAATGTCCATTTACGAAAGGGGAGACAGGGGAAGTTGATTCCCATGTCAACGGAGGGCTCAAAGTGTAACTTAGACATCCTTATTAAAAAAATGAGCAATAAGTATGTCACAATTGATTTAAATAGTATATAATATTAACCAGGTTCAGATGATGAGTATCATAATTCAATGAAAATAAAGATCAGGAGGGAATGGAAGAATGATAGGCCATAAATTTATTTTAGGATTCGAAGACATCGGCAAAGAAGATATTCCTAAAGTTGGCGGTAAAGGTGCCAACCTCGGAGAATTGACTCGGAATGGGATTCAGGTGCCTCCTGGTTTTTGTGTGACATCTGATGCATATATTGCTTTTATTGAAGAAAGCGGGCTGCAGGAACGAATCAAGGAAGCATTGGAAGGCCTCGATTTTGAAAACACGGACATCTTAACAGAGAAAAGCCGGGGGATTCGCAGTCTTATAGAAGAAACACGCACCCCTGATCATTTAAGGGATGAGATTGTAAGCGCTTATGAAGGTTTCTGCCAGACCGTCGGACAGGACAATGTCCAGGTAGCTGTCAGAAGTTCCGCTACAGCTGAAGATTTACCTGAAGCATCGTTTGCCGGCCAGCAAGATAC
Proteins encoded in this region:
- a CDS encoding PrkA family serine protein kinase; amino-acid sequence: MDILKRIESYREQEERLKWEGTFAEYLEILKEKPWVAQTAHSRVYNMIKDAGIEEVDGQRQYKFFSGQLFGLEEALERLVEEYLHPAAKRLDVRKRILLLMGPVSGGKSTLVSMLKRGLEQYSRHENGAVYSIKGCPMHEDPLHLIPHHLREDFHREYGIRIEGNLSPLNTMRLEKEYGGRIEDVIIERIFFSEDKRVGIGTFSPSDPKSQDIADLTGSIDFSTIAQYGSESDPRAYRFDGELNKANRGMMEFQEMLKSDEKFLWHLLSLTQEGNFKAGRFALISADELIVAHTNEAEYRSFISNKKNEALHSRIIVMPIPYNLKVTDEERIYEKMIQESEMSHVHVAPHTLRIAAMFTILTRLKDSTKPGMDLLKKMRLYDGDLVEGFNQVDVKELKAEHSDEGMSGIDPRYVINRISSAIIRKDVAAVNALDVLRSLKEGLDQHPSISNEDRERFLNFISVARKEYDDIAKKEVQKAFVYSYEESAKTLLDNYLDNVEAYCNKNKLRDPLTGEEMNPDEKLMRSIEEQIGISENAKKAFREEILIRISAYARKGKRFDYNSHERLKEAIQNKLFADLKDVVKITTSTKTPDEQQLKKVNEVISRLIDEYGYNSVSANELLRYVGSLLNR
- a CDS encoding N-acetyltransferase, which encodes MIIRPMTASDIDGVYKVAKETWRDTYRDIIPKEVQDEFLDFAYSREMLEKRMKASTMLVADQGETVIGYIQITRKNSGSSAELDAIYILPGYQHVGIGSRMLTEGIKRLNANTLSVVVEKENKKGRMFYEGKGFIPVKEFEEEFLGYRLNSLEMMLKIK
- a CDS encoding TerC family protein; amino-acid sequence: MEAGLLLEYGWVLLVLIALEGLLAADNALVLAIMVKHLPEEKRKKALFYGLAGAFVFRFASLFVISFLVDVWQVQAIGALYLLFISINHIVRKTIKKQSEGVDNLKKTKEKKPSGFWVTVIKVELADIAFAVDSILAAVALAVALPASGLPAIGGLDGGKFLVIFAGGLIGLIIMRFAANFFVTLLHRRPGLEIAAFMIVGWVGVKLAVYTLSHPALGVLSEAFAHSTAWKVSFYAVLVLIALGGWLFSNDNAEKDQEVKELQQSEV
- the yhbH gene encoding sporulation protein YhbH translates to MSENDNMSFAISQEDWSLHRKGHDDQQRHQRKVQDAIKNNLPDLVSEENIIMSNGRDVVKIPIRSLDEYKIRYNYDKNKHVGQGDGDSQVGDVVARDGSSEQKAGPGKGKGVGDQPGEDYYEAEVSMLEIEEAFFKELELPNLQQKEQDENTIEDIEFNDIRKTGLMGNVDKKRTMLAAYKRNAMEGKASFQPIYPEDLRYKTWNEIQKPDSKAVVIAMMDTSGSMGLWEKYMARSFFFWMTRFLRTKYETVEIEFVAHHTEAKVVSEEDFFSKGESGGTICSSAYRKALELIETKYQPSRYNIYPFHISDGDNLTSDNARCLKYIKEIMKVSNMFGYGEVNQYNRHSTLMSTYKNVDEEKFRFYVMKKKSDVFYAMKHFFSNEEEKAVM
- a CDS encoding MFS transporter, with product MDNKKALAILFLVMFLVMAGFGIIIPVLPFYAEEIGANPTELGLLMAVYSFMQLLFAPVWGKISDRVGRKPVIMIGIFGLAVSFFLMAIATELWMLFAARILGGFLSSANMPTTMAYVADVTSDENRGKGMGIIGAAIGLGFVFGPGIGGVFAEYSLSAPFFLSGILSLITFLVVLFVLKESLPPEARTAEGSKRESRWAAFKGEVTILYILQLFVSFSLAGLEATFAYFAAERAGLDAKSLGYIFMIMGLAGAFVQGGLVGRLTKRFGEGKVIQGGIIVSAIGFGLVLLVNDFTTAAIYLTIFGIGNGVIRPSVSSLITKESHAGYGSATGLLSSFDSLGRIAGPPVGGWLFTIAIGLPYIFGVIISIGALMLYAVYAIRNNKNEPHAV